TCGATCCGCGGGGTGTCCGCGTGCGCCTCCTCCTGTTTCATGATCACCCGGCGGGCGTCCAGGAAGGCCTTGAGGTACGTGGTTTCGTCGCCGCCTTGCGACGGGGGTTTCGCCTTCTCCGTCGCGGTCTTGCGAATGCCGCCGAAGGCGGCGGCGCTCTCTCCGGCGCCGTGCATCACGATCGCGTCGTAGTAGATGAACTGCCCGAGGGCGCCCAGCCCGTCGGATTCGCCCTGGCGCACCGCCGGGTCGAAGTACACCTGATCCCGTTCGGTGTCCTGTGCCTGCTGGAACGCGCTGGTCCCGGCGGCCTGCCGCCAGGCGTTCTCGAAGCCCGGCCCGAGGCCCTCGTGCGAATCGCTGCCGTTGACCTTTTCCAGTGCGGGCAGGAACTTCGCCAGCGGGTTGTCCGGTACGGCCGCGGTGTAGGCCCGCACCAGTTCGAGGATGTCCCCGGTGCCGGTGCAGAACCCGATGATGCCCGCGGTGTAGCCACGGCCGTCGCCGATGTCCTCGATGTAGCCGTACTGGGCCTTCCAGTCGAGCGAGGAGTTCTCCGCGCTCGACACGA
This Amycolatopsis sulphurea DNA region includes the following protein-coding sequences:
- a CDS encoding chitosanase, whose translation is MRKTMWPVLAVAAILVLGLAVWTATRPDPPAAVTAPVPVPKPATSLASPEKKEIAMKLVSSAENSSLDWKAQYGYIEDIGDGRGYTAGIIGFCTGTGDILELVRAYTAAVPDNPLAKFLPALEKVNGSDSHEGLGPGFENAWRQAAGTSAFQQAQDTERDQVYFDPAVRQGESDGLGALGQFIYYDAIVMHGAGESAAAFGGIRKTATEKAKPPSQGGDETTYLKAFLDARRVIMKQEEAHADTPRIDTEQLVFLNNGNLDLHTPLKWQVYGDRYEIG